The following proteins come from a genomic window of Synergistota bacterium:
- a CDS encoding NADH-quinone oxidoreductase subunit C, with product MKILEAKEIISLVKERLGEDFINGEIKTWNAGVKKLENKEIWLEIKPFALPRFVSILKELDEYPHSMVASAEDIGEDIQVIYHFAIYGGEFSRELQINVKVKVPKSDPRLPSISHLIPGALITEQEKEEMIGVVYENLPERKHVFLADDFPEGIYPWRKDEKGPQSLIRKVNE from the coding sequence ATGAAAATTCTTGAAGCGAAGGAGATAATCTCCCTTGTTAAGGAAAGACTAGGGGAAGATTTTATAAATGGTGAAATAAAAACCTGGAATGCTGGAGTAAAAAAATTGGAAAATAAGGAAATATGGTTAGAAATTAAGCCATTCGCTTTACCGAGGTTTGTATCAATACTTAAAGAGCTAGATGAGTATCCTCATTCTATGGTTGCTTCTGCTGAGGATATTGGAGAGGATATTCAAGTTATATATCATTTTGCTATATATGGGGGAGAGTTTAGCAGGGAGCTCCAAATAAATGTTAAGGTTAAGGTTCCTAAAAGCGATCCTAGATTACCATCTATAAGTCATCTTATTCCAGGTGCTTTGATAACAGAGCAGGAGAAGGAAGAAATGATAGGAGTTGTGTATGAGAACCTTCCGGAAAGAAAACATGTTTTTCTTGCTGATGATTTTCCTGAAGGGATTTATCCATGGAGAAAGGATGAAAAAGGACCTCAAAGTTTGATTAGAAAGGTTAACGAGTGA
- a CDS encoding nickel-dependent hydrogenase large subunit, giving the protein MGKVSYGYSVPVGPIHPALKEPIEFHFEIEGERVKDVKIYAGHAHRGIEWIGTRRNPIQCLYISERICGICSVTHALALAFAVEKALNIEVPPRAQYIRLIVAELERIHSHILWAGVAAHEVGFDSAFMLLWKIRENVMDLLEKITGNRVNYAIVQIGGVRRDINEELRREIWKSLDYYRTLSERIKVLLLEDPTFMMRTRNVGILSKEDALSLCAVGPTLRASGVPKDIRQDQPYIAYADIGVKAITPDIYTGEIVGDVYDKTVVRLLEIDQSIDLIDKALTMMPEGDIVYEKNLVKLLNLIKKGEGEGVGRHEGPRGEDVHYVKIVAGSENLAVWKIRAPTYNNLLPWVPMFKDAEVADIPIIVASTDPCMSCLNRVTVVYPSGRKEILTHEELHKMSVEKTRRMRKKC; this is encoded by the coding sequence ATGGGAAAAGTAAGCTATGGGTATAGTGTTCCAGTAGGGCCGATTCATCCTGCCCTAAAAGAGCCTATAGAGTTTCATTTTGAAATAGAGGGGGAAAGAGTTAAAGACGTAAAGATATACGCTGGACACGCTCATCGTGGTATAGAGTGGATAGGAACAAGAAGGAATCCTATACAGTGCCTTTATATTTCCGAGCGAATCTGTGGTATATGTTCCGTTACGCATGCTTTGGCTTTGGCTTTTGCTGTTGAGAAAGCTCTTAATATAGAGGTTCCCCCGAGAGCTCAGTATATAAGATTGATTGTGGCTGAGCTTGAGAGAATTCACTCTCATATATTGTGGGCTGGCGTTGCAGCGCATGAAGTCGGATTTGATTCTGCGTTTATGTTATTGTGGAAGATCAGGGAGAACGTTATGGATCTGTTGGAAAAAATCACTGGGAATAGGGTTAACTATGCTATAGTTCAAATAGGGGGCGTTAGAAGGGACATAAATGAGGAGCTCCGTCGTGAAATATGGAAATCGCTGGATTACTATAGGACTCTTTCGGAGAGAATAAAGGTCTTACTTCTTGAGGATCCTACTTTCATGATGAGGACAAGAAATGTAGGTATACTTAGTAAGGAAGACGCTCTTTCTCTTTGTGCTGTAGGACCAACTTTGAGGGCTTCAGGCGTGCCCAAGGATATTCGTCAAGATCAGCCTTATATTGCTTATGCAGATATTGGTGTTAAAGCTATAACTCCAGACATATATACAGGTGAGATTGTAGGAGATGTTTACGATAAAACTGTGGTTCGTCTTCTTGAGATAGATCAGTCTATAGATCTTATAGATAAAGCGTTAACCATGATGCCTGAAGGAGACATAGTTTATGAAAAGAATCTTGTTAAGCTTCTTAATCTCATAAAGAAAGGAGAAGGGGAAGGAGTAGGTAGGCACGAAGGACCAAGAGGTGAAGATGTTCACTATGTTAAGATAGTCGCTGGTAGTGAAAATCTAGCGGTTTGGAAAATAAGGGCCCCGACGTATAACAACTTGCTACCGTGGGTTCCGATGTTTAAAGATGCTGAAGTGGCTGATATTCCTATAATAGTGGCTTCAACTGATCCCTGTATGTCTTGTCTCAATAGAGTTACGGTTGTTTATCCTTCCGGTAGAAAAGAGATACTGACTCATGAAGAGTTGCATAAGATGAGCGTTGAAAAAACAAGGAGGATGAGGAAAAAATGTTAG
- the hycI gene encoding hydrogenase maturation peptidase HycI, producing MGNELLGDDGVGPWIAKRINGIRGWIGLDVGTAPENFTSLIRREKPSLLVIIDATEMNLLPGEIRMIPLEKIPKLTYFSTHTLSLSFLIESLKGDVKNILFIGVQPKAIALGCTLSEEVLTSAKRLLNLLISNKFLEELTSL from the coding sequence GTGGGTAATGAACTTCTAGGGGACGATGGTGTAGGCCCTTGGATAGCTAAAAGAATAAATGGAATAAGAGGATGGATAGGGTTAGATGTGGGAACAGCTCCTGAGAACTTTACTTCCCTCATAAGAAGAGAAAAGCCCTCTCTTCTTGTAATAATCGATGCCACAGAAATGAATTTACTACCTGGAGAAATAAGAATGATACCATTAGAGAAAATCCCAAAGTTAACGTACTTTTCAACCCATACACTATCTCTCTCTTTTCTAATAGAAAGCTTAAAAGGTGATGTCAAAAATATCCTTTTTATAGGAGTGCAACCCAAGGCTATAGCCTTGGGTTGCACATTATCAGAAGAAGTATTAACTTCAGCTAAAAGGCTTCTTAACTTACTTATATCTAACAAATTCCTTGAAGAACTCACTTCACTATGA
- the mnhG gene encoding monovalent cation/H(+) antiporter subunit G has product MSGLIILCLIVGITFNGLGAIALYRFPDVYTRLHGATKATTFGSIFTSLGVIIYGFSKWISTGEARFCVLAIHAILALIALLLTNPTGAHAIARAAHRSGVMPKRAVVDKLAEKEGKW; this is encoded by the coding sequence ATGTCGGGGCTCATTATACTGTGTTTGATAGTAGGGATTACTTTTAATGGTCTCGGTGCTATAGCTCTTTATAGGTTTCCGGATGTTTACACTCGTTTGCATGGTGCTACTAAAGCTACAACTTTTGGTTCTATATTTACCTCTCTTGGGGTAATAATCTACGGATTTAGTAAATGGATTAGTACAGGTGAAGCAAGATTTTGTGTTCTTGCTATTCACGCTATACTTGCGCTTATAGCTTTGCTTTTAACTAACCCTACGGGAGCTCATGCTATAGCAAGGGCGGCTCATAGAAGTGGTGTCATGCCTAAGAGGGCCGTAGTTGATAAGCTTGCGGAGAAAGAAGGGAAGTGGTGA
- a CDS encoding DUF4040 domain-containing protein produces the protein MGIEYWAHFFTLIILVIAAYLAVFLRNLLASVIALSAMSLVLSLEFYLLHAPDVAIAEAGIGAGLTTAIFIFALRGVRRD, from the coding sequence ATGGGTATAGAATATTGGGCTCACTTCTTTACGTTGATAATTTTGGTTATTGCGGCTTATCTTGCTGTTTTTCTTAGAAATCTACTTGCTTCAGTTATAGCTCTATCTGCTATGAGCTTAGTGCTTTCCTTAGAATTTTATCTTCTTCATGCTCCGGATGTTGCGATAGCTGAAGCTGGTATTGGAGCTGGCCTTACTACTGCGATTTTTATCTTTGCCTTAAGAGGAGTTAGGAGGGATTAG
- a CDS encoding NADH-quinone oxidoreductase subunit B family protein, with translation MMINEYFHKSLWVFHFNSGSCNGCDIEILAALMPRHDPERFGIRLVGSPRHADVLVVTGPVTHKMADKLKRIYEQIPDPKVVMVVGGCGSTGGVFYESYNIWGPIDRIIPVDVYVPGCPPRPEAIVYGVVQAWVKLEKLRRGEEVAA, from the coding sequence ATGATGATAAATGAGTATTTCCATAAATCTCTTTGGGTATTCCACTTTAATAGCGGCTCCTGTAATGGCTGTGATATAGAGATACTGGCGGCTTTGATGCCTCGTCATGATCCTGAGAGATTTGGTATAAGGCTTGTCGGTTCACCTCGTCATGCTGATGTTTTAGTTGTTACAGGTCCCGTAACTCATAAAATGGCTGATAAGTTGAAGAGAATTTATGAGCAGATACCTGATCCCAAAGTTGTTATGGTTGTTGGAGGATGTGGTTCTACCGGTGGCGTGTTTTACGAGTCATATAATATATGGGGTCCTATAGATAGAATAATACCCGTTGATGTGTATGTTCCTGGTTGTCCACCACGTCCTGAGGCTATAGTTTATGGTGTTGTTCAGGCATGGGTAAAGCTTGAGAAGCTACGTAGGGGTGAGGAGGTGGCAGCTTAG
- a CDS encoding sodium:proton antiporter: protein MPFVVVGIMLALGLYAILFNRNLIKIAIGLSIVEAAVNLFLITLGYVKGAVAPIYTMAPAGKKMVLPTPQALTLTAIVIGLATTAMLLSLIVMAYKHYGTLDVKELRKLKG from the coding sequence ATGCCCTTCGTTGTTGTTGGTATAATGTTAGCCTTAGGTCTTTACGCAATATTGTTTAACAGAAACTTGATTAAAATAGCTATAGGTTTATCCATAGTGGAGGCGGCGGTAAACCTTTTTCTTATAACTCTTGGGTATGTTAAGGGAGCAGTTGCTCCTATATACACAATGGCGCCTGCTGGAAAAAAGATGGTTCTTCCTACTCCTCAGGCTCTAACATTAACCGCTATCGTCATCGGTCTTGCTACAACTGCGATGTTATTGAGCTTAATTGTTATGGCCTATAAGCATTATGGAACCTTGGATGTTAAGGAATTAAGAAAATTGAAAGGGTGA
- a CDS encoding cation:proton antiporter, which translates to MMDLSVWFMITGVFLVIFSFLAIGRSALGPTVPDRVVGLDTVNTYVVAAMIVFGAAFDSVIYVDIAIVYALLSFIATLFIARYLERGI; encoded by the coding sequence ATGATGGATTTGAGCGTATGGTTTATGATAACAGGTGTGTTTTTAGTTATATTTAGTTTCTTGGCTATAGGGAGATCTGCATTGGGACCTACTGTTCCAGATAGGGTTGTAGGTTTAGATACCGTTAATACTTATGTTGTTGCTGCAATGATAGTTTTTGGAGCTGCTTTTGACTCTGTTATTTACGTGGATATAGCTATAGTTTATGCTCTTCTTTCTTTCATAGCGACTTTGTTTATAGCTCGTTACTTAGAAAGGGGGATTTAG
- a CDS encoding NADH-quinone oxidoreductase subunit H, with amino-acid sequence MLALKILLTIFLSIFVMFVGLLYKGIDRKIAARLQARFGPPIIQPFYDVIKLLQKENIVPENAVPWIFNGAPWLALLASISLFFYQPMGSLPPLLGDRGDIILIIYIFTVAAIAIVAGGFASGSPFATVGAQREMVLLMSYEFPLATAIIALAWYYSKTFPDLPSFSLYTYVLKPIWSNLGVLGVFGALLILIAILVVTPAELGKIPFDIAEAETEIAEGVMVEYSGKNYALFYIADGVKTIGMTALIVNLFFPWNLSSILGISGMGAYILDFLFFWIKVLVLLTFSVTLVRVAFARLKVDQIASLYWFPLLLTSMVGLLLMVCDKLV; translated from the coding sequence ATGTTAGCCTTAAAGATTCTTCTTACCATTTTTCTTTCTATTTTTGTTATGTTTGTGGGGCTCCTTTACAAAGGTATAGATAGGAAAATAGCTGCTAGGTTGCAGGCTAGATTTGGACCGCCTATAATTCAGCCCTTCTATGATGTTATAAAGCTTTTACAAAAGGAAAACATCGTTCCAGAAAATGCTGTCCCTTGGATATTTAACGGAGCTCCTTGGTTAGCCTTGCTTGCCTCGATTAGCCTTTTCTTCTATCAACCGATGGGAAGCTTACCACCGCTTTTGGGAGATAGAGGAGATATAATTTTAATTATATACATTTTTACAGTTGCTGCTATAGCAATCGTTGCTGGTGGCTTTGCATCGGGATCTCCCTTTGCTACAGTAGGAGCCCAAAGAGAAATGGTTCTTTTGATGAGTTATGAATTCCCATTAGCTACTGCTATTATAGCTTTAGCTTGGTATTATTCGAAAACCTTTCCGGATCTCCCTTCCTTTTCACTATATACTTATGTACTTAAACCAATTTGGTCTAATTTGGGAGTTTTAGGTGTGTTTGGCGCTCTTTTGATACTAATAGCTATACTTGTTGTTACTCCAGCAGAGCTTGGGAAGATTCCATTTGATATTGCTGAAGCTGAAACTGAGATAGCTGAAGGAGTGATGGTTGAGTACTCTGGTAAGAATTACGCTCTATTTTATATAGCTGATGGTGTTAAAACTATAGGAATGACCGCTTTAATTGTTAACTTGTTTTTTCCATGGAACCTCTCTTCTATTTTAGGAATCTCAGGAATGGGTGCTTATATTTTGGATTTTCTCTTTTTCTGGATTAAGGTTTTAGTTTTACTTACTTTTTCTGTAACCTTGGTTAGGGTTGCGTTTGCCAGACTAAAGGTTGACCAGATAGCATCTCTATATTGGTTTCCCTTGCTTTTAACAAGCATGGTTGGTTTGTTGCTGATGGTTTGTGACAAGTTAGTTTAA
- a CDS encoding sodium:proton antiporter, which yields MSMSKIVKTITALTFWAIIVFGLYVVIHGHLTPGGGFQGGAVIASSTALFLVAFSKEDFLRKYKDSFFSVAESGGLILFISIAFLGIGATFFYNFIANSGGVFGNPVPLGINDGDLNTAGTLPPMNMAVGLEVFGGISMILFFMFLGAYLKPFNKEESEVHKR from the coding sequence ATGAGCATGTCTAAGATAGTTAAGACTATAACAGCTTTAACTTTTTGGGCTATCATAGTTTTTGGACTTTACGTTGTTATTCATGGACATCTAACACCTGGAGGAGGTTTCCAGGGAGGTGCAGTCATAGCCTCATCAACAGCTCTTTTTTTAGTAGCTTTCTCTAAGGAGGATTTTCTTAGGAAATATAAGGATTCCTTCTTCTCTGTTGCAGAAAGTGGGGGGCTAATACTATTTATATCTATAGCTTTCTTAGGTATAGGGGCTACCTTTTTCTATAACTTTATAGCTAACTCTGGAGGAGTTTTTGGAAACCCAGTTCCTTTAGGGATAAATGATGGCGATTTGAATACTGCTGGGACTCTTCCTCCGATGAATATGGCTGTTGGACTTGAGGTTTTTGGTGGTATAAGTATGATTCTATTTTTTATGTTTCTTGGTGCATACTTGAAACCATTTAATAAAGAGGAAAGCGAGGTGCATAAAAGGTGA
- the murJ gene encoding murein biosynthesis integral membrane protein MurJ, which translates to MDRKGIFSNAIIMMFGTLISRFLGLLRESVMAFLFGATPAYDAFLIAFLIPNLLRQLLAEGALGSSFVPVFNEYLIKEGREGAWKLLNIILNLLFLLFGILIPLGYLLLPYLVKLLAPGFSLDTYNLCVSLAKITMPFIFFVSLAALTMGVLNSFGNFFIPGVASAFFNISIIVLSLFLYRSLGIYSVAIGSTLGGLLQWLFQLLWLRKLGWRHEALLDFTHEGIRRIALMMAPLTFGLAIHQVQNLVDKIVASLLSPGGISVINYAFRLYQLPLGVFAVSFSTVALPLLSQDVLKDGLKEFKDTLLSASKIALFIVIPASIFIFLYSPILVKIIFFRGAFSEWAFKNTYMTLRFYSVGLVFSALVHIFMRAFYALKDTKTPTIINAWIVVFNAILNIIFGKLFGPPGLALATSIAFVLNFLFLKRALAMRSVHVDLFFYSLKIFLPSLVFLVFSIFALLFISNSWLSMFFSLFMFLPYALLCRRFKIEEGSIFMSKLLKLLKKKRT; encoded by the coding sequence ATGGATAGGAAAGGTATCTTTTCTAATGCTATTATAATGATGTTTGGAACTTTGATAAGTAGATTTTTAGGGCTTTTGAGAGAGAGCGTAATGGCTTTTCTCTTTGGTGCGACGCCTGCTTACGATGCCTTTTTAATCGCTTTTCTTATCCCTAATCTTTTAAGGCAGCTTCTAGCTGAGGGAGCTTTAGGTTCCTCTTTTGTCCCAGTCTTTAATGAGTATCTTATTAAGGAAGGGAGAGAAGGAGCTTGGAAGCTTCTTAATATTATTTTGAATCTTCTTTTCTTACTCTTTGGGATACTTATACCTTTAGGTTATCTTCTTCTTCCCTATTTAGTTAAGCTGTTAGCACCCGGATTTTCTTTAGATACTTATAATTTGTGTGTTTCTCTCGCTAAGATAACCATGCCCTTTATATTTTTTGTAAGCCTTGCTGCCTTGACAATGGGGGTTTTAAACTCTTTTGGTAACTTTTTCATACCTGGTGTGGCTTCTGCTTTCTTCAACATTTCGATTATAGTTTTATCCTTATTTCTTTATAGATCTCTCGGGATATATTCCGTTGCTATTGGCTCAACTCTTGGTGGGCTTTTGCAATGGTTGTTTCAGCTTTTATGGCTAAGAAAGCTTGGTTGGAGACATGAGGCTCTTTTGGATTTTACCCATGAGGGAATAAGAAGGATAGCTTTAATGATGGCTCCTCTTACTTTCGGGCTGGCTATACATCAGGTTCAAAATCTTGTAGACAAGATAGTAGCTTCTTTGCTTTCCCCTGGAGGTATATCTGTTATAAATTACGCTTTTAGGCTTTATCAACTTCCCTTGGGTGTGTTTGCTGTTTCTTTTTCTACTGTGGCTCTTCCCTTACTTTCTCAAGATGTTTTAAAAGATGGACTTAAGGAGTTTAAAGACACTTTATTATCTGCTTCAAAGATAGCTTTATTTATCGTTATACCTGCTTCAATATTTATTTTTCTCTATTCTCCAATTCTTGTAAAAATCATATTTTTTAGAGGAGCTTTTTCTGAATGGGCTTTTAAAAATACTTATATGACGCTAAGGTTTTATTCTGTGGGTCTTGTTTTTTCAGCTCTGGTTCATATATTTATGAGGGCTTTTTATGCGCTTAAAGATACTAAAACACCCACGATAATAAATGCTTGGATCGTAGTCTTTAATGCTATCTTGAATATAATCTTTGGAAAGCTTTTTGGTCCTCCTGGACTTGCGCTTGCTACATCTATAGCTTTTGTTTTGAATTTTCTTTTTTTAAAAAGAGCTCTTGCTATGAGGTCTGTTCATGTCGATCTCTTTTTCTATTCCCTTAAGATATTTCTTCCATCTTTGGTTTTTCTAGTTTTTTCCATTTTTGCTCTTCTTTTTATTAGTAATTCCTGGCTTTCTATGTTTTTTTCTCTTTTTATGTTTTTACCTTATGCTTTACTGTGTAGAAGATTTAAGATAGAAGAAGGGAGCATTTTTATGAGTAAACTTTTGAAACTTTTGAAGAAGAAGAGAACTTAA
- a CDS encoding 4Fe-4S binding protein: MATPMILELFKQLFGGPETNLFPAKYAPDSVLEFLEAVKSGEIKLIPPIETPPGFRGKISYDRDKCIGCRQCIRVCPAGAIEFLPSEKKIKIYVARCTFCSQCNDICPVKCLSMSPEFLLADYNKYSDSLIVK, translated from the coding sequence ATGGCTACCCCAATGATTCTTGAGCTTTTCAAACAGCTCTTTGGAGGACCGGAGACGAATCTTTTTCCTGCAAAGTATGCTCCTGATTCGGTTTTAGAGTTCTTAGAGGCCGTTAAAAGTGGAGAAATTAAACTTATTCCGCCTATAGAGACTCCGCCAGGCTTTAGAGGTAAGATATCTTACGATAGAGATAAGTGTATAGGTTGTAGGCAGTGTATAAGGGTTTGTCCTGCAGGTGCTATAGAGTTTCTTCCCTCAGAGAAAAAGATAAAAATATATGTTGCTAGATGCACTTTTTGCTCGCAGTGTAATGATATTTGTCCAGTAAAGTGTCTAAGCATGAGTCCGGAGTTTTTATTAGCTGATTACAATAAATATTCAGATTCTCTCATAGTGAAGTGA
- a CDS encoding NADH:ubiquinone oxidoreductase: MEHLPILVLAIPLFAAFAIPLINKVFGNRYIQDGVAIASLVFSTIGMILLMRRVAALGPQVYVFGAALPSLVLPSGMKFPIRIIFEVDGMSAFMALSGSIAALAGAIYSMAYTSRETGRDKYYVLFLLMFVGMLGMELTGDIFNFFVFLEISSIASVALVGFRYYKAESIEAAIKYMIVSSLAALFVLVAVGFLYGKYDALNFAAIAKKMEFSWADKVALILLVVSLALKCGAVPLHMWLPDAYAEAPASVTAVLVSVSQASLYGLFRTCFSLFGIKMSTLTVGWIVIIFGVLSMFIGVTMALVQKEIKRLMAFHAISQTGYMLLGVGVGLAVLGNPMELKDYGLMAMKGGIFHIINHAMYKGLLFLTAGAVFYRAGTRDLNKLGGLAHNMPWTTVYFIIGAAAIAGLPPFNGFASKLMIYESVYKFNPILSIMAMIVSVLTLASFVKIFQSAFLGPQLPEYKELKEVPSSMLVGMGILAFVVVFFGLFPELIVKAIVDPAAKALVDQTTYVSKILGGM, encoded by the coding sequence ATGGAGCATCTACCTATTTTGGTGTTAGCTATTCCTCTTTTTGCTGCCTTTGCAATCCCGTTAATTAATAAAGTCTTTGGGAATAGATATATTCAAGATGGTGTGGCTATAGCTTCCTTGGTTTTCTCTACTATCGGGATGATTCTTCTTATGAGAAGGGTTGCAGCTTTAGGGCCTCAAGTTTATGTATTTGGTGCTGCTTTACCTTCTTTAGTACTCCCCTCAGGTATGAAGTTCCCTATAAGAATTATATTTGAGGTTGATGGGATGAGCGCCTTTATGGCTCTTTCAGGAAGCATAGCTGCGCTTGCTGGTGCTATTTACTCGATGGCTTACACTAGCAGAGAAACCGGAAGGGATAAATATTATGTTCTGTTTCTCTTAATGTTTGTTGGGATGCTTGGTATGGAGCTAACTGGTGATATATTTAACTTCTTCGTTTTCCTTGAGATCTCTTCTATAGCTTCTGTAGCCTTGGTAGGTTTTAGATATTACAAAGCAGAATCTATAGAGGCAGCTATAAAATATATGATTGTAAGTAGCTTGGCGGCATTGTTTGTACTTGTTGCAGTTGGTTTTCTTTATGGTAAGTATGATGCTCTTAATTTTGCTGCTATCGCTAAAAAGATGGAGTTTTCTTGGGCCGATAAGGTTGCTTTAATTTTGCTTGTAGTTTCCCTTGCTTTAAAGTGTGGTGCTGTTCCGCTTCATATGTGGTTACCTGATGCTTATGCTGAGGCTCCCGCTTCGGTTACTGCTGTTTTAGTGAGCGTTAGTCAGGCAAGTTTGTATGGTCTGTTTAGAACTTGCTTTAGTCTATTTGGGATCAAGATGTCCACGCTTACAGTTGGTTGGATAGTTATAATATTTGGAGTTTTATCCATGTTTATAGGTGTTACTATGGCCCTTGTTCAGAAGGAGATAAAAAGGCTTATGGCTTTTCATGCTATCTCCCAGACAGGTTACATGCTTTTAGGAGTTGGTGTTGGTTTGGCTGTTCTCGGCAATCCTATGGAGCTTAAGGATTATGGGCTTATGGCTATGAAGGGCGGAATATTTCACATTATAAATCACGCTATGTATAAGGGATTGCTTTTTCTAACAGCAGGTGCTGTTTTTTATAGAGCTGGTACGAGGGATTTAAACAAGCTTGGGGGTTTAGCTCATAATATGCCATGGACTACTGTTTATTTTATCATTGGAGCTGCGGCTATAGCGGGTTTGCCACCCTTTAATGGTTTTGCCTCCAAGCTCATGATATACGAGTCAGTCTATAAATTTAATCCTATACTTTCGATAATGGCTATGATTGTTAGCGTCTTAACTCTTGCTTCTTTCGTTAAAATTTTCCAGAGCGCTTTTCTTGGACCTCAATTACCAGAATATAAGGAGTTAAAGGAGGTTCCTTCAAGCATGCTTGTGGGTATGGGAATTCTCGCTTTTGTGGTTGTATTCTTTGGGCTTTTCCCCGAGCTTATAGTTAAGGCGATTGTTGATCCTGCTGCTAAAGCGTTGGTAGATCAGACAACATATGTATCTAAGATATTGGGAGGGATGTAA
- a CDS encoding hydrogenase: MTLIYTGQGFWDPIVWLVSMILASLLVYWIWSKGRSDYKKGTEQVKPFLSGNPTPEKGELHVRASNIYWGFVEALKGYYDPLIEMHTGDVSDYVGWLVGMLMIIGLVILLV; this comes from the coding sequence ATGACTCTTATATATACAGGACAGGGTTTTTGGGATCCTATAGTTTGGCTTGTGAGTATGATTTTGGCCTCTCTCTTGGTTTATTGGATATGGAGCAAGGGAAGAAGCGATTACAAAAAAGGAACAGAGCAGGTAAAGCCCTTTTTAAGCGGTAATCCTACTCCTGAAAAGGGTGAGCTTCACGTAAGAGCAAGTAACATATATTGGGGATTCGTTGAGGCTTTAAAGGGTTATTATGATCCTCTTATAGAAATGCATACAGGTGATGTTTCTGATTATGTAGGTTGGCTTGTTGGTATGTTGATGATAATTGGTCTTGTAATATTACTTGTTTAG
- a CDS encoding SDR family oxidoreductase — MDLGIRNKVVMITGAAQGIGKACAVAFADEGCKLSLCDINEERLYMTADELKKKGVEVLAVRADVTKKEDIDKFVKETVKRFGRIDILVNNAGTARFSDLMELPEEQFFFNMDLMVYAVVRLSRAVVPYMRENKWGRIINISSIFGKQPGGLLDYDTAKAAVIMVTKDFANYLAKYGILVNAVCPGPVRTPLWEGPGQLGDQLGKMLGLSSAEAIEAFAKGNIPLGRYGYPEEIANVVLFLASEKASYITGQAINVDGGMIKAAYI, encoded by the coding sequence ATGGATTTGGGTATAAGAAATAAGGTCGTTATGATTACTGGGGCGGCTCAGGGGATAGGTAAGGCTTGTGCTGTAGCGTTTGCCGATGAAGGTTGTAAATTGTCCTTGTGCGATATAAACGAGGAAAGGTTGTATATGACTGCTGATGAGCTTAAGAAGAAGGGTGTTGAAGTTTTGGCTGTTCGAGCTGACGTAACTAAGAAGGAGGATATAGATAAATTTGTAAAAGAAACGGTTAAAAGGTTTGGTCGTATAGATATCTTAGTTAACAATGCTGGAACTGCGCGCTTTAGCGATCTTATGGAGCTTCCTGAGGAGCAGTTCTTCTTCAATATGGATTTAATGGTATACGCTGTTGTACGCTTAAGTAGGGCGGTGGTTCCTTATATGCGTGAGAATAAATGGGGAAGGATTATCAACATTTCTTCTATATTTGGTAAGCAGCCAGGTGGATTGCTGGATTATGATACTGCTAAGGCTGCCGTGATCATGGTGACCAAAGATTTTGCTAATTATTTGGCTAAGTATGGGATACTCGTTAATGCTGTTTGTCCAGGACCGGTGAGAACTCCTTTATGGGAAGGGCCAGGACAGCTTGGTGACCAGTTAGGTAAAATGTTAGGGTTATCTTCTGCTGAGGCTATAGAAGCTTTTGCTAAAGGAAATATTCCGCTAGGTCGTTATGGTTATCCTGAGGAGATAGCTAATGTGGTTTTGTTCCTGGCTTCGGAAAAAGCAAGCTACATAACAGGTCAAGCCATTAATGTGGATGGAGGTATGATAAAGGCAGCATATATATAA